From Streptomyces durmitorensis, a single genomic window includes:
- a CDS encoding MFS transporter, which produces MPVPLTSPSSAGASAFARSRFSGWPAVIAVTLGIFSIVTTEILPIGLLTPIGDTFAISDGTAGLMMTLPGILAAVAAPTVTVTTGRVDRRRMLCALILVLALANFLAALAPGYWLMLVSRILVGLVIGAFWSIGSGLAARLVPEAQAGRATAVIFSAVPLGSVLGVPAGTLLGQLAGWRVVFAVMGVLTLAVLAALVVSVPSLPPKSVTRLTVLRDLLGMPRVRVGLVVTFLIVTAHFGTYTYVTPFLADVTHAGPQLITVFLLAYGAAGIAGNFIAGAWVRREPRVTFMVAACLLAAATLLMPVLGTGKSGALALLLVWGVAYGAVPVCSQTWFVTAAPGAPEAASVVFTSSFQATFAFGALAGGVVVDAVSTSVVMALGGIAAVLAAVTVAVPLPVLRRRRRW; this is translated from the coding sequence ATGCCCGTACCTCTCACGTCCCCCTCGTCCGCCGGCGCCTCCGCCTTTGCCCGCTCGCGGTTCAGCGGCTGGCCGGCCGTCATCGCCGTGACGTTGGGGATCTTCTCCATCGTCACCACCGAGATCCTGCCGATCGGCCTTCTCACTCCCATCGGCGACACCTTCGCCATCTCGGACGGCACAGCCGGCCTGATGATGACCCTGCCCGGCATCCTCGCGGCCGTCGCCGCACCGACCGTGACGGTCACGACCGGCCGCGTCGACCGGCGCCGCATGCTCTGCGCCCTGATCCTGGTGCTCGCCCTCGCGAACTTCCTCGCGGCGCTCGCGCCCGGCTACTGGCTGATGCTCGTCTCCCGCATCCTCGTCGGACTCGTCATCGGCGCCTTCTGGTCCATCGGGTCGGGTCTCGCGGCCCGCCTGGTCCCCGAGGCGCAGGCAGGGCGGGCGACCGCCGTGATCTTCTCCGCGGTCCCGCTGGGTTCGGTACTCGGCGTACCGGCAGGCACTCTGCTGGGTCAACTCGCGGGCTGGCGCGTGGTGTTCGCGGTGATGGGCGTCCTGACGCTGGCCGTACTCGCCGCGCTGGTGGTGTCCGTGCCGTCGCTGCCGCCGAAGAGTGTCACCCGGCTGACTGTTCTCCGCGACTTGCTCGGCATGCCCCGCGTCAGGGTTGGCCTGGTCGTGACGTTCCTCATCGTGACGGCGCACTTCGGTACGTACACGTACGTCACCCCCTTCCTGGCGGACGTGACGCATGCGGGCCCGCAGCTCATCACCGTATTCCTCCTGGCATACGGCGCTGCGGGCATCGCCGGCAACTTCATCGCTGGCGCGTGGGTGAGGCGCGAGCCGCGCGTCACGTTCATGGTGGCCGCGTGCCTGCTCGCCGCCGCGACGCTGCTGATGCCCGTTCTCGGCACGGGCAAGTCCGGCGCGCTCGCGCTGCTCCTGGTCTGGGGTGTCGCGTACGGGGCCGTGCCGGTCTGCTCGCAGACGTGGTTCGTGACGGCGGCGCCGGGTGCGCCCGAGGCCGCGTCCGTGGTGTTCACGTCGTCGTTCCAGGCGACGTTCGCGTTCGGTGCGCTGGCGGGAGGCGTGGTGGTGGACGCGGTGTCCACGTCCGTGGTGATGGCCCTTGGGGGGATTGCGGCGGTGCTGGCTGCGGTGACGGTTGCTGTGCCTTTGCCTGTGCTTCGTCGGCGGCGTAGGTGGTGA
- a CDS encoding alpha-N-acetylglucosaminidase: protein MPLPRRTFLTALAGTTGAAVACSGSTADGAPTSASPAAKAARRLLPGHWKQLTFATEGPADTFRISGRRGHITIAGPTPAVQLTALRHYLKHTAHANITWAGDQLDLPDRLPGLDKPVTGRANAPHRFVLNDTNDGYTGAYHDWSYWEREIDVLALHGYNEVLVYVGADALYHRVFQEFGYSDRELRAWIPAPAHQPWWLLQNMSAFPYPVSRQLIDRRAALGRRIADRLRDLGMTPVLPGYFGTVPPGFTAKNPGARTVPQGDWVGFTRPDWLDPRTEHFGRVAAAFYRAQDELFGASTMYKMDLLHEGGKPGDVPVPDAAKAVEKALQAAHPGATWVILGWQSNPPKAIVDAVDKSRMLVVDGLSDRFPKVTDRESDWNATPYTFGSIWNFGGHTTLGANTPDWAALYEKWRTKEGSTQRGISLMPEAADNNPAAFELFSELAWRTGDLDLDVWFTDWSVARYGTADPHAAAAWDILRRTAYGTTRADEWAEGADGLFGARPDLSAKSAAAWSPKAMRYEPSDFEPALAELLDVRSELRGSSAYRRDVLDVARQALSNRSRVLLPRIKQAYDDRDTARFDELTRTWLGLMDLLDKLVATDSRHLLGRWVADARSWGADATERERLAYDQLSLLTVWGTRSGAEAGLRDYANREWAGLVGGLYRLRWETYFKELRAALDEGRGPKAIDWFEIEDGWIRDPGRLATRPSGDTYKIAVQVRERLTGAR, encoded by the coding sequence ATGCCCCTGCCCCGCCGCACCTTCCTCACCGCTCTCGCCGGAACGACCGGCGCCGCCGTCGCCTGCTCCGGCTCCACCGCCGACGGCGCCCCGACCTCCGCATCGCCCGCGGCCAAGGCCGCCCGGCGGCTGCTGCCCGGACACTGGAAGCAGCTGACGTTCGCCACCGAGGGCCCCGCCGACACCTTCCGGATCTCCGGGCGGCGCGGGCACATCACCATCGCCGGGCCGACCCCGGCCGTCCAACTCACCGCCCTGCGCCACTACTTGAAGCACACCGCGCACGCGAACATCACCTGGGCGGGTGACCAGCTCGACCTGCCCGACCGGCTCCCCGGCCTCGACAAGCCGGTGACCGGGCGCGCCAACGCCCCGCACCGCTTCGTCCTGAACGACACGAACGACGGCTACACGGGGGCGTACCACGACTGGTCCTACTGGGAGCGCGAGATCGACGTGCTCGCGCTGCACGGCTACAACGAAGTCCTGGTGTACGTCGGCGCCGACGCGCTCTACCACCGCGTGTTCCAGGAGTTCGGCTACTCCGACCGGGAGTTGCGCGCGTGGATACCGGCCCCGGCCCACCAGCCGTGGTGGCTGCTCCAGAACATGTCCGCCTTCCCGTACCCCGTCTCGCGGCAACTCATCGACAGACGGGCCGCGTTGGGGCGCCGCATCGCGGACCGGCTGCGCGATCTGGGCATGACGCCCGTCCTCCCCGGCTACTTCGGGACGGTGCCACCCGGCTTCACCGCGAAGAATCCCGGCGCGAGGACCGTGCCGCAGGGCGACTGGGTCGGCTTCACGCGGCCCGACTGGCTCGACCCGCGCACCGAGCACTTCGGCCGGGTGGCCGCCGCCTTCTACCGCGCCCAGGACGAGCTGTTCGGCGCGTCGACGATGTACAAGATGGACCTCCTCCACGAGGGCGGGAAGCCGGGCGACGTCCCGGTGCCGGACGCGGCGAAGGCCGTGGAGAAGGCCCTCCAGGCCGCGCACCCCGGCGCCACCTGGGTGATCCTCGGCTGGCAGAGCAATCCGCCCAAGGCCATCGTCGACGCCGTCGACAAGTCGAGGATGCTGGTGGTCGACGGCCTCTCCGACCGCTTCCCGAAGGTCACCGACCGCGAGTCCGACTGGAACGCGACCCCGTACACCTTCGGCTCGATCTGGAACTTCGGCGGGCACACCACCCTCGGCGCCAACACCCCCGACTGGGCGGCTCTCTACGAGAAGTGGCGCACCAAGGAAGGCAGCACGCAGCGCGGCATCTCCCTGATGCCGGAGGCGGCCGACAACAACCCCGCCGCCTTCGAGCTCTTCTCCGAACTGGCCTGGCGCACCGGCGACTTGGACCTCGACGTCTGGTTCACCGACTGGTCCGTGGCCCGCTACGGCACGGCCGACCCACACGCGGCCGCCGCCTGGGACATCCTGCGCCGCACCGCGTACGGCACGACCCGCGCCGACGAGTGGGCCGAGGGCGCGGACGGCCTGTTCGGCGCACGGCCCGACCTGTCGGCGAAGTCGGCGGCGGCCTGGTCACCGAAGGCGATGCGGTACGAGCCGTCGGACTTCGAGCCCGCCCTCGCCGAACTCCTCGACGTACGAAGTGAGTTGCGAGGCTCCTCCGCCTACCGCCGCGACGTACTGGACGTGGCGCGCCAGGCCCTGTCCAACCGCAGCCGGGTGCTCCTGCCGCGGATCAAGCAGGCGTACGACGACCGGGACACCGCCCGCTTCGACGAGCTGACACGGACCTGGCTCGGCCTCATGGACCTGCTCGACAAGCTGGTGGCCACCGACTCCCGCCATCTCCTGGGGCGTTGGGTCGCCGACGCCCGCTCGTGGGGCGCCGACGCGACGGAACGGGAGCGGCTCGCGTACGACCAGCTGTCGCTGCTGACCGTGTGGGGCACGCGGTCCGGGGCGGAAGCGGGGCTGCGCGACTACGCCAACCGGGAGTGGGCCGGGCTCGTCGGCGGGCTCTACCGGCTGCGCTGGGAGACGTACTTCAAGGAGCTGCGGGCAGCGCTCGACGAAGGGCGCGGCCCGAAGGCCATCGACTGGTTCGAGATCGAGGACGGGTGGATTCGTGACCCGGGGCGCCTGGCGACCCGGCCGAGCGGAGACACGTACAAAATCGCTGTTCAGGTGCGCGAACGGCTGACCGGGGCGCGGTAG
- a CDS encoding LysE family translocator, translating to MIGMNAALGVTVVSLGMVLTPGPNMMYLVSRTITQGRRAGAISLAGVAVGFIVYLTAANLGLSLVFLAVPQLYTAVKLAGAAYLAWLAWKALKPGGTSVFAHQELAPDSPRRLFTMGVLTNLLNPKVAIMYVSLIPQFIDPASGNTLMQGFVLGSIQISVSLGVNLAIVMAAGTIAVFLARRPTWLRVQRYVMGTVLGALAVKLATDRAPAAAA from the coding sequence ATGATCGGAATGAACGCGGCACTCGGCGTCACGGTGGTCTCCCTCGGCATGGTGCTCACGCCGGGACCGAACATGATGTACCTCGTCTCGCGGACCATCACCCAGGGCAGGCGCGCCGGAGCGATCTCCCTGGCCGGGGTCGCCGTCGGTTTCATCGTCTATCTGACGGCGGCCAACCTGGGCCTGTCCCTGGTCTTTCTCGCGGTCCCCCAGCTGTACACGGCCGTGAAGCTGGCGGGTGCGGCCTACTTGGCGTGGCTGGCCTGGAAGGCGCTCAAGCCGGGCGGCACATCGGTCTTCGCCCACCAGGAGCTGGCCCCGGACTCGCCCCGGCGTCTCTTCACCATGGGGGTCCTGACGAACCTCCTGAACCCGAAGGTCGCCATCATGTACGTCTCGCTGATACCGCAGTTCATCGACCCGGCGTCCGGCAACACCCTCATGCAGGGCTTCGTGCTCGGCAGCATCCAGATCTCCGTCAGCCTGGGGGTGAACCTCGCCATCGTCATGGCGGCGGGCACCATCGCGGTGTTCCTGGCACGCAGGCCGACCTGGCTGCGGGTGCAGCGGTATGTGATGGGTACGGTGCTCGGCGCCCTGGCGGTCAAACTGGCCACGGACCGGGCGCCGGCCGCGGCGGCGTGA
- a CDS encoding chitosanase — MPTPHRAPTPRIHTSRRTLLAFIGASLVAGPVIASQTAGAAPTPRAGGLDDPAKKEIAMKIVCSAENSDLNWKDYYRYCEDIGDGRGYTAGIIGFCSGTGDMLDLVELYTQRKPSNVLAKYLPALREVDGTDSHEGLDPNYKRDWEKAAEDPEFQKAQNDERDRVYFNPAVKQGKADGIGVLGQFAYYDAIVMHGDGGDSTSFRNIRKRALRSAKPPAQGGDEVTYLNAFLDARVWAMKQEEAHEDTSRVDTAQRVFLRKGNLNLNTPLEWKVYGDPYRIG, encoded by the coding sequence GTGCCCACCCCCCATCGCGCCCCCACGCCCCGCATCCACACCTCACGCCGCACCCTGCTCGCCTTCATCGGCGCCTCACTCGTGGCGGGCCCGGTCATCGCGTCCCAGACGGCAGGCGCCGCCCCCACCCCCAGGGCGGGCGGGCTCGACGATCCGGCGAAGAAGGAGATCGCCATGAAGATCGTCTGCAGCGCCGAGAACTCCGACCTCAACTGGAAGGACTACTACCGCTACTGCGAGGACATAGGCGACGGCCGCGGCTACACCGCCGGGATCATCGGCTTCTGCTCCGGCACCGGCGACATGCTGGACCTCGTCGAGCTCTACACCCAGCGCAAGCCGAGCAACGTCCTCGCCAAGTACCTCCCCGCACTGCGCGAGGTGGACGGAACCGACTCCCACGAGGGTCTCGACCCCAACTACAAGCGTGACTGGGAGAAGGCCGCCGAGGACCCCGAGTTCCAGAAGGCGCAGAACGACGAGCGCGACCGTGTCTACTTCAACCCGGCCGTCAAGCAGGGCAAGGCGGATGGCATCGGTGTCCTCGGGCAGTTCGCGTACTACGACGCGATCGTCATGCACGGCGACGGCGGCGACAGCACCAGCTTCCGCAACATCCGTAAGCGCGCGCTGCGTTCGGCCAAGCCGCCGGCCCAGGGCGGTGACGAGGTGACGTACCTCAACGCCTTCCTCGACGCGCGCGTCTGGGCGATGAAGCAGGAGGAGGCGCACGAGGACACCAGCCGCGTCGACACGGCTCAGCGGGTGTTCCTGCGGAAGGGCAACCTGAACCTGAACACGCCGCTGGAGTGGAAGGTGTACGGGGACCCGTACCGCATCGGCTGA
- the pucL gene encoding factor-independent urate hydroxylase, whose product MPTILGQNQYGKAENRVVKITRDGDTHHIKDLNVSVALSGDMDDVHYSGSNANVLPTDTTKNTVYAFAKEFGIESAEQFGIHLARHFVTTQEPIKVARIRIQEYTWERIATSDNNSRFIGSDEVNHSFARKGQELRTTQITFDGENWEIISGLKDLTVMNSTNSEFWGYVKDKYTTLKEAYDRILCTDVAAAWRYNWTSDADRMPNWEKSYDQAKKHILQAFAETYSLSLQQTLYQMGSRVINSRSEIDEIRFSLPNNHHFLVDLEPFGLKNDNEVYFAADRPYGLIEATVLRDGVQPKIPVDMTNL is encoded by the coding sequence ATGCCCACGATTCTCGGCCAGAACCAGTACGGCAAAGCAGAGAACCGCGTCGTCAAGATCACGCGGGACGGCGACACCCACCACATCAAGGACCTGAACGTCTCGGTCGCCCTCTCCGGCGACATGGACGACGTGCACTACTCCGGCTCGAACGCCAACGTCCTGCCGACGGACACCACCAAGAACACGGTGTACGCGTTCGCCAAGGAGTTCGGCATCGAGTCCGCCGAGCAGTTCGGCATCCACCTCGCCCGGCACTTCGTCACCACGCAGGAGCCGATCAAGGTCGCGCGGATCCGCATCCAGGAGTACACCTGGGAGCGCATCGCGACCTCGGACAACAACTCCAGGTTCATCGGCTCGGACGAGGTCAACCACTCCTTCGCCCGCAAGGGCCAGGAACTGCGCACCACGCAGATCACCTTCGACGGCGAGAACTGGGAGATCATCTCCGGGCTCAAGGACCTCACGGTCATGAACTCCACCAACTCGGAGTTCTGGGGCTACGTCAAGGACAAGTACACGACGCTGAAGGAGGCGTACGACCGCATCCTGTGCACCGACGTCGCCGCCGCCTGGCGTTACAACTGGACCAGCGACGCCGACCGGATGCCCAACTGGGAGAAGTCGTACGACCAGGCCAAGAAGCACATCCTCCAGGCCTTCGCCGAGACGTACTCCCTCTCGCTGCAGCAGACCCTCTACCAAATGGGTTCGCGCGTCATCAACAGCCGGAGCGAGATCGACGAGATCCGCTTCTCGCTGCCGAACAACCACCACTTCCTGGTGGACCTCGAGCCCTTCGGGCTGAAGAACGACAACGAGGTCTACTTCGCGGCGGACCGCCCCTACGGCCTCATCGAGGCCACGGTTCTCAGGGACGGGGTCCAGCCGAAGATCCCGGTCGACATGACCAACCTCTGA
- the uraH gene encoding hydroxyisourate hydrolase has product MSTDTTASVSTHILDTSVGRPAEGVAISLTARSGRDAEWVALGGSATDADGRCKDLPALPEGTTHVRLDFEVEEYFTKKQAEAQQDAPRVRDSGAFFPEVAITFAVNPGEHYHVPLLLNPFGYSVYRGS; this is encoded by the coding sequence ATGAGCACTGACACCACCGCCTCGGTGTCCACGCACATCCTGGACACCAGCGTCGGACGCCCCGCCGAGGGCGTCGCCATCTCGCTCACCGCCCGCAGTGGCCGTGACGCCGAGTGGGTGGCACTCGGCGGCTCCGCGACCGACGCGGACGGGCGCTGCAAGGACCTGCCGGCGCTGCCGGAAGGCACCACCCACGTACGACTCGACTTCGAGGTCGAGGAGTACTTCACGAAGAAGCAAGCCGAGGCGCAGCAGGACGCCCCCCGCGTAAGGGACAGCGGTGCGTTCTTCCCGGAGGTGGCGATCACGTTCGCCGTCAACCCGGGCGAGCACTATCACGTACCGCTGCTGCTCAACCCGTTCGGCTACTCCGTTTACCGAGGGAGCTAG
- a CDS encoding nucleobase:cation symporter-2 family protein, translating to MQEIHPVDQKLPPLKMATTGLQHVAAMYAGVVAPPLIVGAAIGLSAKELTFLTGACLFTAGLATFLQTLGIWKIGARLPFVNGVTFAGVAPMLAVVDSTKDKDDALPIIFGAVIVAGVLGFIAAPFFSKLVRFFPPVVTGTVITLIGISLMPVAFGWAQGPVPGADDYGSMKNLGLAGITLVIVLLLRRFTTGFVKQIAVLLGLVVGTVIAIPFGVTDFSPVGDADIVGFPTPFHFGAPQFAAAAIVSLCVVMVVSMTESTADMLALGEIVERPADEKTIAAGLRADCLGSAVSPLFNGFMCSAFAQNIGLVAMTKIRSRYVVAAGGGFLVLMGLCPMAASLIAVVPRPVLGGAGVVLFGSVAASGIQTLVKANLERDNNVLIVAVSLAVGLIPIAAPKFYHAFPETANIILDSGISTGCVAAVLLNLVFNHIGKRGEDDEVTNPMEPGGEIAEQRVHEGSAAAGAH from the coding sequence ATGCAAGAGATCCACCCCGTCGACCAGAAGCTCCCCCCGCTCAAGATGGCGACGACCGGCCTCCAGCACGTGGCGGCCATGTACGCGGGCGTCGTCGCCCCGCCGCTCATCGTGGGCGCGGCCATCGGCCTCTCCGCGAAGGAACTCACCTTCCTGACCGGCGCCTGTCTGTTCACCGCGGGCCTCGCCACGTTCCTCCAGACGCTCGGCATCTGGAAGATCGGCGCCCGACTGCCCTTCGTCAACGGCGTCACCTTCGCCGGTGTCGCCCCCATGCTCGCGGTCGTCGACTCGACCAAGGACAAGGACGACGCTCTCCCGATCATCTTCGGGGCGGTGATCGTCGCGGGTGTCCTCGGCTTCATCGCGGCCCCCTTCTTCTCCAAGCTGGTGCGCTTCTTCCCGCCGGTGGTGACCGGCACGGTCATCACGCTCATCGGCATCTCGCTCATGCCGGTCGCCTTCGGCTGGGCGCAAGGGCCCGTGCCGGGCGCCGACGACTACGGCTCGATGAAGAACCTCGGCCTTGCGGGCATCACCCTGGTGATCGTCCTGCTCCTGCGCCGCTTCACCACGGGCTTCGTCAAGCAGATCGCGGTGCTCCTCGGTCTCGTCGTCGGCACGGTCATCGCGATCCCGTTCGGCGTCACGGACTTCAGCCCGGTGGGCGACGCGGACATCGTCGGCTTCCCGACGCCGTTCCACTTCGGTGCCCCGCAGTTCGCGGCGGCGGCGATCGTCTCCCTCTGTGTCGTCATGGTCGTCTCGATGACGGAGTCGACGGCCGACATGCTCGCTCTCGGCGAGATCGTGGAGCGCCCCGCCGACGAGAAGACCATCGCGGCCGGTCTGCGCGCCGACTGCCTCGGCTCGGCGGTCAGCCCGCTCTTCAACGGCTTCATGTGCAGCGCGTTCGCGCAGAACATCGGCCTGGTCGCGATGACGAAGATCCGCAGCCGGTACGTCGTCGCCGCGGGCGGCGGTTTCCTGGTCCTGATGGGCCTGTGCCCGATGGCCGCCTCGCTCATCGCCGTCGTACCGCGTCCGGTGCTCGGCGGCGCGGGTGTCGTCCTCTTCGGCTCGGTCGCGGCGAGCGGCATCCAGACGCTGGTCAAGGCGAACCTGGAGCGGGACAACAACGTCCTGATCGTGGCCGTCTCACTGGCCGTCGGCCTCATCCCGATCGCGGCGCCGAAGTTCTACCACGCGTTCCCGGAGACCGCGAACATCATCCTCGACTCGGGCATCTCCACGGGCTGTGTCGCGGCGGTCCTCCTGAACCTCGTCTTCAACCACATCGGCAAGCGGGGTGAGGACGACGAAGTGACCAACCCGATGGAGCCCGGGGGAGAAATCGCTGAACAGAGGGTGCACGAAGGGTCTGCCGCAGCGGGGGCCCACTGA
- a CDS encoding winged helix-turn-helix transcriptional regulator, which translates to MTAPLPGKPTRASTTGRPLMAALDLFGRRWSLRIVWELRAEPLGFRALQERCDAMSSSVLRQRLTELLEARLVRQLPDSSYVLTALGGEAHQALRPLDAWAERWAAEVSADSAEGRR; encoded by the coding sequence ATGACCGCACCCCTGCCCGGCAAGCCGACCCGCGCCTCCACCACGGGACGCCCTCTGATGGCCGCCCTCGACCTGTTCGGGCGGCGCTGGAGCCTGCGGATCGTCTGGGAGCTGCGGGCCGAGCCGCTGGGGTTCCGCGCGCTCCAGGAGCGGTGCGACGCGATGTCGTCCAGTGTGCTGCGCCAGCGCCTGACCGAACTGCTCGAAGCCCGACTGGTGCGGCAACTGCCCGACAGCTCCTACGTCCTGACCGCGCTCGGCGGCGAGGCCCACCAGGCCCTGCGCCCGCTGGACGCCTGGGCCGAGCGCTGGGCCGCCGAGGTCAGCGCCGACTCGGCAGAGGGTCGGCGCTGA
- a CDS encoding 8-oxoguanine deaminase produces MAAPADLQRIVIENCAIATVDADDTEYASGHVVVAGNKIESIGAGKAPEGLQNVVRRVDGTGHLVTPGLVNTHHHFYQWITRGLATDHNLFNWLVALYPTWARIDEQMVKAAAQGSLGMMARGGVTTAMDHHYVFPKNSGDLSGAIIGAASDMGVRFTLARGSMDRSEKDGGLPPDFAVETLEGALAATAETVDKHHDASFDAMTQVAVAPCSPFSVSTELMKQGAELARAKGVRLHTHGSETVEEEKFCHELFGMGPTDYFESTGWLGDDVWMAHCVHMNDSDIAAFARTGTGVAHCPSSNARLAAGIARVPDMLKAGVPVGLGVDGTASNESGELHTELRNALLINRLGAHREAALNARQALRLGTFGGAQVLGRATQIGSLEPGKLADLVLWKIDGIGHSSIADPVTAIVFGAAAPVTLSLVNGKPVVENSRLLNVDEDAIARSARDEAQRLARIAAEA; encoded by the coding sequence ATGGCAGCACCGGCAGACCTGCAGCGCATCGTCATCGAGAACTGCGCGATCGCGACCGTCGACGCCGACGACACCGAGTACGCATCGGGACACGTCGTCGTCGCGGGCAACAAGATCGAGTCCATCGGCGCGGGAAAGGCCCCCGAGGGCCTTCAGAACGTCGTACGCCGCGTGGACGGGACCGGTCACCTCGTGACCCCCGGCCTGGTCAACACGCACCACCACTTCTACCAGTGGATCACCCGCGGCCTCGCCACCGACCACAACCTCTTCAACTGGCTCGTCGCGCTCTACCCGACCTGGGCGCGCATCGACGAGCAGATGGTGAAGGCGGCGGCCCAGGGTTCGCTCGGCATGATGGCCCGCGGCGGTGTCACCACCGCGATGGACCACCACTACGTCTTCCCCAAGAACTCCGGTGACCTGTCCGGTGCCATCATCGGCGCCGCGAGCGACATGGGTGTCCGCTTCACCCTCGCCCGCGGTTCGATGGACCGGAGCGAGAAGGACGGCGGCCTGCCGCCGGACTTCGCCGTCGAGACCCTCGAAGGCGCGCTCGCCGCGACCGCCGAGACCGTCGACAAGCACCACGACGCCTCCTTCGACGCGATGACCCAGGTCGCCGTCGCCCCCTGCTCCCCGTTCTCGGTCTCCACCGAACTCATGAAGCAGGGCGCCGAGTTGGCGCGCGCCAAGGGCGTACGCCTGCACACCCACGGCAGCGAGACGGTCGAGGAGGAGAAGTTCTGCCACGAGCTCTTCGGCATGGGCCCCACCGACTACTTCGAGTCGACCGGCTGGCTCGGTGACGACGTGTGGATGGCGCACTGCGTCCACATGAACGACTCCGACATCGCCGCGTTCGCCCGCACCGGAACGGGCGTCGCGCACTGCCCGTCCTCCAACGCGCGTCTGGCGGCAGGCATCGCCCGCGTCCCCGACATGCTCAAGGCGGGCGTCCCGGTCGGCCTCGGTGTCGACGGCACCGCGTCCAACGAGTCCGGCGAACTCCACACCGAGCTGCGCAACGCACTGCTCATCAACCGCCTCGGCGCACACCGCGAAGCCGCCCTGAACGCACGCCAGGCGCTGCGCCTCGGCACCTTCGGCGGCGCGCAAGTCCTGGGCCGCGCCACGCAGATCGGGTCGCTCGAGCCGGGCAAGCTCGCCGACCTGGTCCTCTGGAAGATCGACGGCATCGGGCACTCCTCGATCGCCGACCCGGTGACCGCCATCGTCTTCGGCGCGGCGGCCCCGGTCACGCTCTCCCTCGTCAACGGCAAGCCGGTCGTCGAGAACAGCCGACTGCTGAACGTCGACGAGGACGCCATCGCCCGCTCCGCGCGGGACGAGGCGCAGCGCCTCGCGCGGATCGCCGCGGAGGCCTGA
- a CDS encoding nucleobase:cation symporter-2 family protein: protein MAQPAKGSEKGPCSTPSDIADGESTPACHPVDEKLHPSRLVPAALQHIAAMYAGVVTPPLIIGQAVGLDTVAQTRLIAASLLIAGLATILQTLGVKGFVGNRLPFVNAASSAGIAPILAIAENSATGHQLPAIYGAVMVAGVFCLAVGPFFGRLLRFFPPLVTGVVITLIGVTLMPVPVTWAQGGDKTAADFGAMKYLALAAFTLVVILFFQRFGRGFLKQVALLLGMLIGTLAAIPFGMADFGALKSAPVAALPTPFAFGAPEFQPAAILSLCIVMLVLMTESSAGMLALGEICDRKSDGRTITRGLRTDGIATLVGPVFGGFPTSAFAQNVGVVSLTRVRSRYVVAVAGGALIVLGAFPMLGAVVSLVPMPVLGGAGIVLFGSIAVSGIRTLSEAGLDDSSNIILVAVALGAGIIPLAAPTFYAEFPAWAQTVLGSGISAGALTAVLLNLFFNHLGTRSPAAAALKSS from the coding sequence ATGGCACAGCCTGCAAAAGGGTCTGAGAAGGGCCCGTGTTCCACCCCATCGGACATAGCCGACGGCGAGTCAACTCCCGCCTGTCATCCGGTGGATGAGAAGCTTCACCCCTCGCGGCTGGTCCCCGCCGCGCTCCAGCACATCGCCGCCATGTACGCGGGTGTCGTCACTCCGCCGCTGATCATCGGCCAGGCCGTCGGCCTGGACACGGTCGCGCAGACACGCCTCATCGCCGCGAGCCTGCTGATCGCCGGACTCGCCACGATCCTCCAGACGCTCGGCGTCAAGGGCTTCGTCGGCAACCGGCTCCCCTTCGTGAACGCCGCGTCATCCGCGGGCATCGCACCCATCCTCGCCATCGCCGAGAACAGCGCCACAGGTCATCAACTCCCGGCCATCTACGGCGCGGTGATGGTCGCGGGCGTCTTCTGCCTCGCGGTCGGCCCGTTCTTCGGGCGCCTCCTGCGCTTCTTCCCGCCGCTCGTCACCGGCGTCGTCATCACCCTCATCGGCGTGACGCTGATGCCCGTGCCCGTCACCTGGGCGCAGGGCGGCGACAAGACCGCCGCCGACTTCGGCGCCATGAAGTACCTCGCGCTCGCCGCCTTCACGCTCGTCGTGATCCTCTTCTTCCAGCGGTTCGGACGCGGCTTCCTCAAGCAAGTCGCCCTGCTCCTGGGCATGTTGATCGGCACGCTCGCCGCGATCCCGTTCGGGATGGCAGACTTCGGCGCCCTCAAGTCCGCGCCGGTCGCAGCCCTCCCCACGCCCTTCGCCTTCGGCGCCCCGGAGTTCCAGCCCGCCGCGATCCTCTCGCTCTGCATCGTGATGCTGGTCCTGATGACCGAGTCGTCGGCCGGCATGCTCGCCCTCGGCGAGATCTGCGACCGCAAGAGCGACGGAAGGACCATCACCCGCGGCCTGCGCACCGACGGCATCGCGACCCTGGTGGGCCCGGTCTTCGGCGGCTTCCCCACCTCGGCCTTCGCGCAGAACGTCGGTGTCGTCTCCTTGACACGTGTCCGCAGCCGCTATGTAGTGGCCGTCGCGGGCGGCGCCCTCATCGTGCTCGGCGCCTTCCCGATGCTCGGCGCGGTCGTCAGCCTCGTACCGATGCCGGTCCTCGGCGGCGCGGGCATCGTCCTCTTCGGCTCCATCGCCGTGAGCGGCATCCGTACGCTCTCCGAGGCGGGCCTGGACGACAGCTCCAACATCATCCTGGTGGCCGTCGCGCTCGGAGCGGGCATCATCCCGCTCGCCGCGCCCACCTTCTACGCCGAATTCCCGGCCTGGGCGCAGACCGTCCTGGGCTCCGGAATCAGTGCGGGAGCGCTGACCGCGGTCCTGCTCAACCTGTTCTTCAACCATCTCGGCACCCGCAGCCCCGCGGCCGCGGCACTCAAATCTTCCTAG